One segment of Coregonus clupeaformis isolate EN_2021a unplaced genomic scaffold, ASM2061545v1 scaf0342, whole genome shotgun sequence DNA contains the following:
- the LOC121555896 gene encoding LOW QUALITY PROTEIN: nuclear factor erythroid 2-related factor 2 (The sequence of the model RefSeq protein was modified relative to this genomic sequence to represent the inferred CDS: inserted 1 base in 1 codon) — protein MMEVDLSSAHRSQQDMDLIDILWRQDIDLGAGREVFDLSLRQKENELRRQKELEEEKRLQEGAGGREQDKALLEQLELDEETGEFMPRLLPSETELPDTDTTPEGNQNTIFSRVDGNALSFDECIQLLAETFPLVEAIEPPHPPPGYIMPSPSIGNSRPDMLTSQQSPVAQNPMLSALLAPHKAPTAVPASLAPAPVDVEQAWMELLCLPELQQCLNMQASEILDQNGYTSTSMHLVVQDPNYSFYLPELPGLVTNVDTTPPVPLINSFNGXGSPDNLNQMTLKAPELNATYTTDSLCELFYTDPSNTKPSSPMLPCTSNEAYPLEEVRHKPLEPSEIHVPQFSLTDGHKTATEFPDSDSGLSMDTSPNVSSPRKSHQDDGAMAYSDSDLEEMDSNPGSNQSEYREMFSLSLHGEEQQSSTYNDDPSSHLPANSLPCTKSELVEGNGHKLRPFTKDKPRRRSAGRQSRLSRDEHRAKALGIPFAVELIINLPVDDFNDLMSKHQLNEAQLVLVRDIRRRGKNKVAAQNCRKRKMESISGLEGELDALRDKKERLLRERAQMDGSLKELKEQLGSLYLEVFSLLRDEEGKPYCPSDYSLQQTSDGRMFLVPRVKKTLEGDDK, from the exons ATGATGGAGGTAGATTTGTCAAGTGCTCATCGAAGTCAACAG GATATGGACTTGATTGACATCCTGTGGAGGCAGGACATTGACCTGGGTGCCGGGAGGGAGGTGTTTGACCTGAGCCTGCGGCAGAAGGAGAATGAGCTGCGCAGGCAGAAGGAGTTGGAGGAGGAAAAGAGGCTGCAggagggagcaggagggagggagcaggataAGGCCTTGCTGGAACAGCTGGAGCTGGATGAGGAGACTGGAGAGTTCATGCCCCGCCTGCTACCCAGTGAAACAGAGCTGCCCGACACAGATACCACACCAGAGGGAAACCAG aACACCATATTTTCCAGAGTGGATGGGAATGCACTTTCATTTGATGAGTGCATACAGCTTCTCGCAGAGACATTCCCTTTAGTAGAAGCCATCGAG cccccccatcctcctcctggTTATATCATGCCCTCCCCTTCCATTGGCAACAGTAGGCCAGATATGCTGACCTCCCAGCAGTCACCTGTGGCCCAGAATCCCATGCTCTCTGCTCTGCTGGCCCCCCACAAGGCTCCCACTGCTGTGCCTGCATCTCTGGCTCCAGCCCCTGTGGACGTGGAGCAGGCCTGGATGGAGCTGCTCTGCCTGCCTGAGCTCCAG CAGTGCCTAAATATGCAAGCATCAGAGATCCTGGATCAGAATGGCTATACCAGCACAAGCATGCACCTAGTGGTGCAGGACCCTAACTACAGCTTCTACTTGCCTGAGCTCCCAGGCTTGGTCACAAACGTAGATACTACACCACCTGTCCCACTCATCAACAGCTTCAATG ATGGTTCCCCTGACAACCTCAACCAAATGACTCTGAAAGCCCCAGAGCTCAACGCAACCTACACCACAGACAGCCTCTGTGAGCTGTTCTACACTGACCCCTCAAACACAAAACCAAGCTCCCCCATGTTACCCTGTACTTCCAATGAGGCCTACCCACTGGAGGAAGTGAGACACAAACCCCTGGAACCGTCAGAAATACATGTCCCCCAATTTTCCCTGACCGATGGACACAAGACTGCTACAGAGTTCCCTGACTCTGACTCCGGTCTGTCAATGGATACAAGCCCCAATGTCAGCTCGCCTAGGAAATCCCATCAGGACGATGGTGCTATGGCATACAGTGACTCAGACCTGGAGGAGATGGACAGCAACCCAGGCAGCAACCAGTCTGAGTACAGAGAGATGTTCTCACTgtctctccatggagaagaacaACAGTCCTCCACTTACAACGACGATCCATCATCACATCTTCCGGCAAACAGCCTACCCTGCACAAAAAGTGAGCTCGTAGAGGGCAACGGCCACAAACTGCGCCCCTTCACCAAAGATAAGCCGAGGAGGCGCTCTGCAGGCCGCCAGTCCCGTCTGTCCAGAGACGAACACCGGGCCAAGGCCCTGGGGATCCCCTTTGCTGTGGAGCTCATTATCAACCTGCCCGTGGACGACTTCAATGACCTTATGTCCAAGCACCAGCTTAACGAGGCCCAGCTAGTCCTGGTCCGAGACATCCGCCGACGGGGCAAGAACAAGGTGGCAGCCCAGAACTGCCGCAAGCGCAAGATGGAGAGCATCTCGGGCCTGGAGGGGGAGCTTGACGCCCTGCGCGACAAGAAGGAGCGCTTGCTCAGGGAGAGGGCCCAGATGGACGGCAGTCTGAAGGAGCTAAAGGAGCAGCTGGGGAGTCTGTACCTGGAGGTGTTCAGTCTGCTGAGAGACGAGGAGGGGAAGCCCTACTGTCCCAGTGACTACTCCCTCCAGCAGACCTCCGATGGCAGGATGTTCCTCGTGCCACGCGTTAAAAAGACACTTGAGGGTGACGACAAATAG